A genomic window from Diospyros lotus cultivar Yz01 chromosome 2, ASM1463336v1, whole genome shotgun sequence includes:
- the LOC127794215 gene encoding receptor-like serine/threonine-protein kinase SD1-8 has product MRNSSELRHAFSNRSWLCISAVLALIPIAATGLDAITATQPLKHGETLVSAGEVFELGFFSPGSSGKWFLGVWYKQIQARTYVWVANRDSPLSNSSPVLKIGEDGNLILTDESSIPVWSSNFQRGARNLTTVARILDSGNLVVRQENDENYLWQSFDHPTDTLLPEMKLGWDAKTGLNRSLTSWKTAAADPSSGNFSFKMDINGFPEFFLWNGQSRIYRSGPWNGLRFSGVPEMNTSDDLKFHFWMNSNETAYSFSSGNKSVYSRLVVEPSGKLQRYAWIETAKQWKPYWFAPKDQCDTYRECGIYGVCDNSASPVCQCQAGFEPKFPRDWNLRDGSAGCVRKTKLNCRDDKFLALKNMKLPDTSTAFVDKRMSLEDCKRACRRNCSCTAYANMYIAGGGSGCVIWGGHLLDMREYAASEGGQDLFVRVSASDSDESDINSSHKSKGKIKILGIAVAAGIVILLLLGLSLYFVWRKKIKQRDIQPRGPHERSQDYMLNKWSFDSKRDFSGEATSDEFELPMFDVAAVAIATNEFSDDNKLGEGGFGCVYKGLLAGGQKIAVKRLSKNSGQGTEEFRNEVKLVARLQHRNLVRLLGFCIGVEEKMLIYEYMENKSLDFFLFNEEKRSQLDWQTRFDIICGVARGLLYLHQDSRFRIIHRDLKASNVLLDGEMNAKISDFGMARIFGGDQTEASTRRIVGTYGYMSPEYAMDGLFSVKSDVFSFGVLVLEIISGKKNQGFYYTNEELNLLGYAWGLWMEGKGLELMDSSLGDSFSPEEVMRCVRVGLLCVQERAEDRPTMASVGLMLRSENASMSQPKHPGFCLGRKPVENDALGKQDESFTLNQVTVTILDGR; this is encoded by the exons ATGAGAAATTCCTCAGAGCTTCGTCATGCTTTCTCTAATCGTTCATGGCTCTGCATCTCCGCCGTCCTAGCTCTCATCCCGATCGCCGCCACCGGTTTGGACGCCATCACCGCAACCCAGCCACTCAAACATGGCGAAACCCTCGTCTCCGCCGGAGAGGTCTTCGAACTGGGCTTCTTCTCGCCGGGAAGTTCCGGCAAATGGTTTCTCGGGGTCTGGTACAAACAAATTCAGGCGCGAACCTATGTCTGGGTCGCTAATAGAGACAGCCCACTTTCAAATTCATCACCGGTTTTGAAGATCGGCGAAGATGGCAACCTCATCCTCACCGATGAGTCTTCAATTCCTGTTTGGTCGTCGAATTTTCAAAGAGGGGCAAGAAATTTAACTACGGTCGCACGGATTCTGGACTCTGGAAACCTTGTTGTTCGgcaagaaaatgatgaaaattatctGTGGCAGAGCTTTGATCATCCGACGGACACGTTGTTGCCGGAAATGAAGCTGGGATGGGACGCTAAAACCGGCCTGAACCGGAGCTTGACATCCTGGAAAACCGCCGCCGCCGACCCATCCTCCGGCAATTTCTCTTTCAAGATGGATATCAATGGCTTTCCGGAGTTTTTTCTGTGGAACGGACAATCTCGAATCTACCGAAGCGGGCCGTGGAATGGGCTGCGATTCAGCGGCGTGCCCGAGATGAACACAAGCGACGATCTCAAGTTCCATTTTTGGATGAACTCAAATGAAACGGCCTACTCTTTTTCGTCGGGAAACAAGTCCGTCTATTCGAGGCTTGTGGTGGAGCCATCTGGGAAATTACAGCGCTATGCTTGGATTGAAACTGCCAAACAGTGGAAACCTTACTGGTTTGCGCCGAAAGATCAGTGCGATACTTACAGGGAATGCGGAATTTACGGCGTTTGCGACAACAGCGCGTCGCCAGTTTGCCAGTGCCAGGCGGGATTCGAGCCGAAGTTCCCTCGTGATTGGAACTTGAGAGATGGGTCCGCCGGGTGCGTGAGAAAGACGAAATTGAATTGCCGGGATGATAAGTTTTTGGCCTTGAAGAACATGAAGCTGCCGGACACTTCGACGGCGTTTGTCGACAAGAGGATGAGTCTGGAAGATTGCAAGAGGGCTTGCCGGAGAAACTGTTCTTGCACTGCTTATGCTAATATGTACATCGCCGGTGGCGGTTCTGGGTGTGTGATTTGGGGAGGCCATCTTCTGGATATGAGGGAGTACGCTGCCTCCGAGGGCGGCCAAGATCTCTTCGTCAGGGTGTCGGCTTCTGATTCAG ATGAATCAGATATCAACAGTTCCCACAAATCTAAAGGAAAAATCAAGATCCTTGGCATAGCAGTGGCAGCTGGCATTGTAATTCTACTACTACTGGGATTAAGCTTGTACTTCGTGTGGAGGAAAAAGATAAAGCAAAGGGATATACAGCCCAGAG GTCCTCATGAGAGAAGTCAGGATTATATGTTGAACAAATGGAGTTTTGACAGCAAACGGGACTTTTCCGGTGAGGCTACAAGCGATGAGTTCGAGTTGCCTATGTTCGACGTTGCTGCCGTAGCAATTGCCACTAACGAATTCTCTGATGACAATAAACTGGGAGAAGGTGGCTTTGGCTGTGTTTACAAA GGCTTGTTGGCAGGCGGCCAGAAAATCGCAGTAAAGAGGCTGTCGAAGAACTCGGGGCAAGGAACAGAAGAATTCAGGAATGAGGTTAAACTGGTGGCAAGGCTTCAGCACAGAAATCTGGTTCGTCTACTTGGCTTCTGCATCGGCGTGGAAGAGAAGATGCTCATATATGAatacatggaaaacaaaagcTTGGATTTCTTTTTATTCA ATGAAGAGAAGCGCTCACAATTGGACTGGCAAACGCGATTTGACATCATTTGTGGTGTTGCCCGAGGACTTCTTTATCTTCACCAAGATTCCAGATTTAGAATTATTCATAGGGATCTCAAAGCCAGTAATGTACTGCTTGATGGAGAAATGAATGCTAAAATATCAGATTTTGGCATGGCAAGAATTTTTGGAGGAGATCAAACTGAAGCAAGCACAAGGAGAATAGTTGGAACATA TGGTTATATGTCACCAGAGTATGCCATGGATGGGCTTTTCTCAGTGAAATCTGATGTATTTAGCTTCGGAGTTTTGGTGTTGGAGATAATAAGTGGCAAGAAGAACCAGGGATTTTATTATACAAACGAGGAGCTCAACCTCCTTGGATAT GCATGGGGGCTGTGGATGGAAGGGAAGGGGCTGGAACTAATGGACTCGTCTCTGGGCGATTCATTCTCACCGGAAGAGGTGATGAGGTGTGTTCGAGTGGGACTCTTGTGCGTGCAAGAGCGAGCAGAAGATAGGCCGACCATGGCGTCGGTGGGGCTAATGTTGAGAAGCGAGAATGCATCAATGTCACAGCCGAAGCATCCTGGGTTTTGCCTTGGGAGGAAGCCTGTTGAAAATGATGCATTAGGCAAGCAAGATGAATCCTTTACTCTCAACCAAGTCACTGTTACAATTCTAGATGGACGGTAG